GGTGATGCATAAAATGGAACTTTGTAATTAAATTAGTAAATTTCAATTTCACGATTTAGGCATTTCCTGAGTTTTATTGCACTACTTAGGAATATAGGGCATTCAGATATCCTATATTTGTTCAGTTTTTGCCTCTTAGATTACTCTTAAGGATTTTTGTATCTTTGGCACCGATGCAAGGCACTTCAGATTGCTGCTTGCTTACGAATGTTGTAAACATGACATATTGCATTGAGCATTGTGGAATGAATATGTGATTCATTATACAACTTTTAGAGCTAATGGGAAATATAAACAGGATAGCCAAATGATCTGTTGGCCTATGCAGTCAAACAATCAACTTTTAGAGCTAATGGGAAGTAAACAGGAGAATTTTTGTATCAATTCTACACAACAATAGAAAAAAGTACAATACTTTTAAATATGCACATGTTAAATCTATGATCTTTATATGTAAACCTTTTTAATTTTgcatatatcaattttgaaaattaCATGGATTGGCATGAATCAACACCCGTGGTTAATAAAAGGTTGCTGAGAAGGAATATTTTGTCAAATTCCTTTGATAGATAGCTATGTTCAAGCAGAAAGAGGTTGTATAAACATTTAACTGTTCAAAGTTGATGAagaatttattttatcaaaaagaaaatCAAGGAGAAGTTGTCTTAAAGAAGGGAGAAAGGATATGCTTGAAGAAGGTGCCCTGGGGAAGCAAAACCAAAGATGCCTGCCTCCCTCCAGGTAGTGTTAATTGAAGGAAAAATAAGTCAGTCATACTTCTGGTTGACTTTTAACTGACTCTTGCTAGATATATATCTATACTATTATTATATCAAGCAAATATTTCAGCTTTTGTCCATCATCAGTTCCACGTTCAGAAGTCTCACAAGATGAAAAAGGAAGAGTGCTGGTGGGTTGATGAGGTCTCATGTATGAGCAACAACTCAATAAGGTGAACCATCAGCTGGGGAGTTCAAGAAGACATTTAAGAGAAAAATGAGCCTGACTTTCTCATAAAGGTCACATTGAGAACAGATAGGGATGagatcaaaaaagaaagaaaaagaaaaaaaaaaagaaaaaaaaaaaaaagaaagaaaaagagatctcATGCAGATAAAAAGACAAGTAAAAGATCAAACAAGATGAATTGATTGACCTCATTGTCTCCCGTTTTAGTCGATCCATCCATGTTTTCCAATTTGTATCATATATGCCGGATGCTGATTTATATAACAAAGTTTGAGAGAAGTGCACGCATACAAATTTTATAGTTTTGCTCATCTCATTTCATTTATCAATGAAATACTAAGGTGGCTTGCCAACCTTTCTATAGTCCTCGAAGATATCTGGATTGCTGATTTCCCTGTTTTTATTCGGTGTAGTTGGCATTCTGCCAATATGGCCGGGGTCTCATTTGCTAGGTTGCAACGTGGTTCCCCCTTCTATACTacaaaagagggaaaaaaaaaaaaaaaaaaaaaagaaatgtgaGATGATTTGCTATCGTTTCATTACaatgatcatttttttaaaaacttgCCAAGCTAGTTGCCTCACATGGAAGAGATCCATTACTCAAAGCGCCATATGGTTGTTAGAAAACGGTACATGAGATTAGAGGAGATTAGAAAATTCCAAAATGGACAAATTTCTAATATCACTAAAAGGCAAAAATTTTAGGTGTCACAACAAAAAATGACATTATCCTCCACaaataaaccaaaaaaaaaaaaaagcagagagCAAGCTTCAAAATGGACAAATTCCACGTATCTTCATAAAATGTCTAAAGGTTTTTGTCCTAACATCTTTTCAAAACGGCAAAAAGCTCTAGACTTCACGGTGAACAATGATATCATCCTTTACAAATGAAcaaaatgatgatcatctttgaatTGACAATACTCTACAAGCATGTAAGCTCTATCAGAACTACCACGATGGCGTTTATTTTGCTGAGATATAATGGCATCAACCAGTATTGGCTTTTCTTCTCAATAAAACGATTTCAACCGCTTGACCAAGAACAACTCGTGTCTTTTTTTCTGAAGAGAGGCCATTACAACCGCTAGACCATGAGTACCTTCTCTTATGGTTGCAGGCTATGGCAACGCGTGGTCTGCATGAATTAACTTTATTACAAGCTCTAGCAACGACAAAAAGAGGTGGCACCATAGCTTCTAGCTAGTAGTACAAGATTCAAGATATTCTGTTCATAAGATCAACTATATAAACACTCAGTTCCTTCACCCTAGACCAAAAGAGATACAAGGGACCCAAAGAGCTAGAGTGAAAGCAGTAGAGAAGAGAGATAATGAGGAGAGTGTTGTTGTGCTTACTACCGTGCTTCTTGGTAGGCATAGAAGCAAGTGCTACTACTAGGCAGGGAGATGCCCTCAACAAGCTCGTCTTTGATGCTTTCAGATTGAAAAGAACAGCAGTTGGAAGTTCTTCTTCTTTTACGACCCCTCGCATCTCCAACCTACGATCAATAAGCTACCCTCAACAAGGACTGAAAAAGAAGGACAGGATCGAATACTTGCCCGGCCAGCCTGAAGGTGTAGACTTTGATGAGTATGCTGGCTATGTCACCGTCGACCAAAAAGCTGGAAGAGCCCTCTTCTACTACTTTGTTCAGGCTGTTGGCGATTCTTCTTCCAAGCCTCTACTTCTCTGGCTCAATGGAggtgacatatatatatatatatatatatatatatatattacctgCACCCTGATGGTATCAGTTATATATATTCTGATCACAGAAATCTCTGACCGTATTATTTCTTTCATGTTGTGATTAATTAAGGACCTGGCTGCTCATCCCTTGGCTATGGAGCGATGCAGGAAATAGGACCATTCCGTGTCATGAGCGACGGCAAAACACTGTTTAGAAACCCATTTGCATGGAATGGAGGTGCAATATTTATGCATGTGGATGCTTTAATTCTTTTAGGTTCATTCGtagcgtgtgtgtgtgtattagtAGGTGATCATGTTTAATTTTGGATGTTGCAGTGGCTAATGTGCTGTTCTTGGAGAGCCCGGCTGGTGTAGGCTTCTCCTACTCCAACACCACCTCCGACTACAGCAAGAGCGGCGACAGCAGAACAGCGGAGGACAACTATGTGTTCCTGGTGAACTGGATGGAGAGATTCCCAGAGTACAAAGGTAGAGATTTCTATATAGCTGGGGAGAGCTATGCAGGCCACCTTGTACCCGATCTTGCCACAACTATTCTCCAACAAAAAAATACCAACATCAACCTTAATGGAATCATGGTATCTAACTATATACATACCTTCAGCTTCTTGAGCATATATAGTCCCTTAAGAGTAAGAGATTGTCATCTTTGATGCTGATACTGGCTGATGCTAGATTGGCAACGCGGTGATCAACGACGCAACTGACAATAGGGGGATGTTCGACTACTTATGGACGCATGCATTGATCTCAGATGAGACCATTGATGCGATCCACAAGTACTGCAGCTTCTCGCCCAACGCCACGAACCAGGAATATCGGTGTGGAGATGCGATGTCAGTGGCCAGGGAGGTCTCCACGGTGCTTAATATCTACAACATCTATGCTCCTCCTTGCTCAAGCGGTATCACCAATACTCCAAAGAGGCTCTCGGTTCGTTTAAGCCAGACTAATTCACCTTCTCCTTATCTCGTACtcccttttatttcttcttcttcttcttcagtttAATATCTGGCCTTCTGAAGGGATTTTACTTTGTGGGAGATACAGATCAAGAACTTTGATCCATGCAGTGTAGACTACGTTGACACGTATCTGAACCGTGCTGAAGTACAACAAAAGCTTCATGCTAATGTTACCAAGCTCAACTATACCTGGTCTGGTTGCAGGTATGTATGCTCCCACATCCTGTCCAAATATGTTAACTGGCAAGAATGATTCATGAAACTTAATTTATTAGTATATCCGGATTATCTTCTAATTATAAGTAGCGGCACCTGTAATATCTAATTGTGCGATGCCATATGAATACGAGACCAGATGGATAATCCTGAAAAACTAGGGTCATGCTTGTCATGCATATGCCCTAGGGGTGCAAATTAGCTGAGCAGCTCGAGCTGAATTTGGATCAAAACTTAATTCGACTTGACTATTATCGAGCTGTCAAGTCGAGCTTGAGTAATTTGAATAGTTTTTTAAGTGAAGGTCAAGTAATAAAATACTCAATTTGAAGATTCAAGAGTTTAATCGAGCatacatatttttaataatattatattttatttatagtatattataaatttaatattttaaaatataataaatatttttgatctaaactaacttctaatttttaattatattttttaattataactaAGGCTCAAATTCGAGCTCGAGTATGACTCAGTTGATATACAGATCGAGTTGAGTTGATCtcgcatattattattatttttattattattttattgagCAAGTTTAAACTTAGATATTAAAGTTCGATTGATCTCAAGTTGAATTTTGAGCACAAATATTTTGAATAGAGTCAAGCTCAAGTCACTAGCTATTCAACTCGACTTGGCTCAATTACAGCCCTATTTATCCCTTTTTAAAGCTAGGATATATTTGGCGAACGAAAAGATGCTCCTTGCGTTCAAAGCTATTCATATTCGTAGAGAGAGCAACCTATCAGTTGCTTGATCATAGGCAAGCATGAGTCCATTAATTAGAGATGTTGTATATGTTTAGTTTGATTCTATTCCACATGAATGTTTTATATGAATCCATTAATTAGAGATGTGGTATATGTTTGGTTTGATTCTATTCCACATGAATacttcatatacatttatagcatagctatttttttttctttctttctccatAGACCCTTAATATTATGCAATACATGCTGCAAGGATGTGGAGATCAGCTAAACATGCCATCTTAGGACTTAAAAAAGACGAAAATAAGAGGCCCGGTTATTGAATCCTCTAAGCTTCACATTCACCCACGCCAACTTGATTTGGTTTATTGATTCCATTGACCCAACCCAACCAATTGTTGGTAATGGAATCCATGCGAGACTACTATATATGACCATTTAATTAAAGTCTATTTGGGTTGTCTTTTAAGTTTTTTTAAACAAATAGCCACAAATACGTTTCttagtaaaatatatttttttttgtaaaagaaaAGGGGATATATCTTTCGccaatttcagattttatgactttTCACTTTTGATGATGCAGGTTCATACAGAACAATCAAACAGCcatttttaaaacttattttgtaaatttattttaataaaaactaaTTGGCAAAACAGTCCCTTGGTGTTTCTATTCTAGGCAAGTCCATTAAGCTTGTATGTACTAGGAAAATGCATGTGAAGATGGGATTGTAGGAGCCGAGCTAATGGACCAAGAAGCAACATCAGAGTTCCCATTGTAGTAGTAGAGATGAGCGAGATGAGTAATTAAGTGTCTTATCTGCATATATTATTCTCTCTTGTTGCAGTCCTTATATCCTCATTCCTTCCATTTATCTCTTTAATATCATTTAAAGAGTTATGTCAATctcatgaaaaaagaaaaaatgagtcaTGTTAATCATAATTGCCTTCTGCTTTGGTAAAAAGAAAATACGAGTCGAGTTCTTAAGAAATCAGAACACAAGTTGATTAATGATGTATTATTAGAAATGGAAAttgcattttattttttatttgaggaTCACACAAAATGAAATTGCCTTTTAAATCAGTGTTCAAGGTAAAAAGTTATGGTCAAACTTAACATGGCCAGACTTATAACATGAACTCCATTTGGGAGATAATTAGATTTTTCATGGAGACAGCATGTAATATCTGTTAGAAACTTGTTAATTTGTTTTCCATCATAGTCAGTCAGCCTACACACTAACAGAAATGTAAATTCAAGGACATGAGAAGATGAAATTTAATACTTGAATATATTTAATTCTCATTATATACTTGTTAATGCAAAATATTGTGGTGCAGCCAAGTGATACAACAATGGTTAGATAGCCCTTCGACGGTCCTCCCGCTTATCAAAAACCTCATGGCCAGTAATATACAAGTTTGGATATACAGGTAAATTTACTATATTATTATTAAGCAACATTCTTAATTAGCCTTTCTTAATGTTTCAAAGATTTTTGTAAAGTGGGTGATTATAAGTTTGTAATTAGTTAAACTAATTAAATGCAGTGGAGATGTAGATGGAAGAGTTCCTGTTACTTCAACTAGATATTCTATCAATGAGCTACTGCTCCCAGTGAAGAAACAATGGTATCCATGGTACATCGGAAACAAGGTAAACCTCACACCCATCCTTAGTATTAAGTCCATATTTTTTCCGTAAGCCTTCTCGAAACCACATGTGTAAGCTCTAAATAAAAGAAATGGAAAGGTGATTAGGGTAGGATGTAATGTGTccccataaaatatttcatcatactaaaaatttaaataataaaatttgttATATCTAAAAACACATCTAGCATAGCTTTTcattagatatttttctaacgaagcctaacatccttttaaagTTTCAATTTGAGAACTGCAATTCTATAATTAGCAAATTAATAGATGTATCAAAACAATAAAAGTAGTAAATGCATAACTATGTGAAATTAGCTTTACAAATTATTATAATCATTTCCAGAAAATTGAGTTCTAATTTCATATCAAGGCTCTTGTTCTTCAATTATTACTtattcctcctcttctttctcatCTATTTTCTCCAAACAAAATTAGCAAGCATAAGAGGAAAGTAGCATTTAAATGTAAAGCCCAACAAAAAGGATTTTGTAATTATAGTCCTTTGAATTTATTATACTAGATCTGCAACTTAGGCAAGTTGCATCAGTTTGAGGGCTAAGTACTCCAACCCAACACAATCTCTATATCTCCTATCCCTAGCCAACTCTAACCTCTATTCCATTACATTGCATGTTATCCTTCATATGTCGATTATTGTTTTATGTACAATGTATCAAGCACTTGCAGTAGTTGTCTATGTTCTTTAACCACTTAACTAATTAGCTTGCATCCATTCTATCAAAAAGTATGGTAGCCTATTGGCCAAATTCGAATTAATATTATCTTTAATGTCACTGATTTCTACATTAGCTTCTTCATTGCTAGTCCAACTTCTAATTTCACTTTCTAAACTACCTTCCAACTCATTGGAATAAATCATCTATAGTCAGCAgagtaacaaaaaaataaaataattatcagGATTGCTGAGCGGCAAGCATAGATTTTAGTACTTACCAGGATTCCACAAAAAGATTGAAGTAATTAGTTAAGCATCCACCATCAATTTAACCCTATTctttatcatatataaaattttgttatgaaaaaatgACATTCTAATCGGCTATAAATAACTTGTGTAATGTTATATTCATATTGACTACTTCATCTTTATCTTAATTTCCCTCTTGGCATCTCAAGGTggtaatttaaattatataaagtTTAGCAACTGATCATTTGTAACTATTCTTAAAAACTACCCTTTTTAATCTATTTGAGATTTGGAGctcatttattatttaatataaaaactATTCTTATGCAACTATATATATAACCATTTTGTTTGGTGAACAGGCTTGTGGATATGGTGTGACTTATCATGGTAATTTAACATTTGCAACTGTCAAAGGAGCAGGACATGAAGTTCCAAGTTACAAAGCACAACAAGCGCTTCAGCTTGTCAAATTTTTCCTCGAAGGGAATCCAATCTAAAGCTAGTTTTATACATAGGAAAAATATATGAACTCGAAAGCACCTTATTTACTAGTGTAGTTCTACTACATTGTTAATTAGTAATATTTTCAATCGTGTACttgttattattttaaaaataaatttatggtgCATAGTTAGAGTATAGCTAATTCCTTGCTGCGCCCCCGCCCCCCCCCCAACTCTctctatatatagatatagatatagatatagatgtgtgtgtgtgtgtgtggcacTCTCTCCCAGCTATATCACTTATCAACGATACATATACTAAAGGTTTAGTTGTTTTGTTTATGCATGAAAATTGCTAGCAAAAAATGATCTTTCTTATCGTAAAGTAGGAAAGACGACATTGAGAGTAgttcaatattatattaattaatttaagttGAACATAAATATATTGCAGATCAGAATGCAAAAAAGGTGATGCAAATGTATAATAAAGTATGAAGGGAAAACAAAGAACTCAAAAACTTCACCTCCTGCTCTGGTGCTTCTTCTCTTCTATTTTGTGTAGTCAAAGCAATGAAGAATGAGAACTTTCCTCGAGATGCTCTTTGAGATCGGCAACCTCACTTGGAATTGGCTTCTTGGTAGCATATATATAGGCACCTGATCATCTCTTGTACAAGTGTCTACATTGACTTGCTTCTTTTCTCTCATATGTCACGTTTGCAAGTATTCAAGTTTAATTGCTTCCGTCTCCATCCCGGGGGAGCCAAGATTTGTTTCAGGAGATATCATGatgatatcataaagcaacaatagaataaataattaataaattaacattcaaacttaatttaaataattaaatcaaatatcttacaaaataatatttcaaaGTCTTATATTaacttcaataaatcctaatctaaattaaagatatcaaattttgtCTCTAATCGGTCTCTTATAATGAATCCCTAAGTTAAGCTAGCTCTCTGaatatgtaaaaatagtaaaaatatagcATAACAAGCTAGGCAATCCCATAAATAATTAacactttagctagataaatcaagcaataataatatattaaaaataaatatgcaagATACATTACttcaaaatctaattcaaaatatacagTACCATCCAAATAATAAGTATGAAGATCCAAATTTTttagaattcaaattttatttataaattaatttctttcaaaacattATGTTAAGCTCAACAACCATAAATTATAACCACATTTATATTTTATGGCTAAGTTAGAATATAAGCTCAATCGAAGTGCTATTGTATAACCCAAATGGTAGAGTATCAAAGTATCAATATATAACCCCTACTAGTGGGTTATCAAAATACCAGTACATAATAGGATATCAAAGTG
The sequence above is a segment of the Elaeis guineensis isolate ETL-2024a chromosome 7, EG11, whole genome shotgun sequence genome. Coding sequences within it:
- the LOC105033064 gene encoding serine carboxypeptidase II-3; this encodes MRRVLLCLLPCFLVGIEASATTRQGDALNKLVFDAFRLKRTAVGSSSSFTTPRISNLRSISYPQQGLKKKDRIEYLPGQPEGVDFDEYAGYVTVDQKAGRALFYYFVQAVGDSSSKPLLLWLNGGPGCSSLGYGAMQEIGPFRVMSDGKTLFRNPFAWNGVANVLFLESPAGVGFSYSNTTSDYSKSGDSRTAEDNYVFLVNWMERFPEYKGRDFYIAGESYAGHLVPDLATTILQQKNTNINLNGIMIGNAVINDATDNRGMFDYLWTHALISDETIDAIHKYCSFSPNATNQEYRCGDAMSVAREVSTVLNIYNIYAPPCSSGITNTPKRLSIKNFDPCSVDYVDTYLNRAEVQQKLHANVTKLNYTWSGCSQVIQQWLDSPSTVLPLIKNLMASNIQVWIYSGDVDGRVPVTSTRYSINELLLPVKKQWYPWYIGNKACGYGVTYHGNLTFATVKGAGHEVPSYKAQQALQLVKFFLEGNPI